The Leptospira harrisiae genome segment CATGAGATCACAATGATGGATGCAGATCCCCAAGGAGCAGCAGAGACCGCCCACTGGCTGTTATTCGATCCATTTTCCACAAGACTATGTCCTGGAAGAAAAGGTGCTAAGTGTTCGGCAACGCCAATAGGTCCAACGCCAGGTCCACCGCCACCATGCGGAATACAAAAAGTTTTATGTAGGTTTAAATGACAAACGTCGGCACCAATATCTGCAGGTCTTGTGAGTCCAACTTGCGCATTCATATTGGCTCCATCCATATACACTTGCCCACCGTTATCATGGATGGTTTGGCAAATTTCTTTAATTGAGGCTTCAAACACTCCATGAGTAGATGGATAGGTTACCATGAGTGCACCCAAACTGTTTTTGTATTCAACAGCTTTTTTCTTTAGGTCATCTACATCAATGTTTCCATTAGAATCACAATTCACAGGAACCACTTTGAATCCAGCCATCACAGCAGATGCGGGATTGGTACCGTGTGCAGAAATTGGTATGAGACAAATGTCTCTATGCATATCATTACGGCTTTGGTGGAAATTACGAATCGCTAGTAAACCTGCGTATTCTCCTTGCGAACCAGCGTTAGGTTGGAGAGAGACCTCCGCAAAACCGGTGATTTCACAAAGCCATTTTTCTAATTGGCTAAAAAGAGTTCTATACCCTTCCGTTTGATTTTCAGGAACAAAAGGATGGATATTAGAAAGTTCTGGCCAAGTGACAGGATACATCTCTGTGGATGCATTGAGTTTCATAGTGCAAGACCCAAGTGCAATCATGGATGTTGTCAGAGATAAATCTTTGGATTCCAGTCTACGGATGTATCGTAACATCTCTGTTTCTGTATGGAAACTGTTGAAGACAGGATGAGTCAGATATTGTGATTTTCTCTCTAATAATTCTGGAATTTTCCATTCTTCTTTGGTTGTCAGATCTTCTAAATCAAAATGGAGAGGTTTGTTTTCATTAAAAATCTCTAACAGATCTTTGATGTCTTTTAGATTCGTAGTTTCATCTAGGGAAATACTGATCACATGACCAGAAACTTGTCTGATATTGATTTCTCTTTCTTCTGCATAATGAATGATTTCTGCAGAAGAAATTTTAGAAAGTTCTACACGAATGGTATCAAAGTAGGGATTGGAAATAATTTTGTATCCGAGTTTTTCAAGACCAGTGGCAAGAATCGTAGTCATACGATGTACTCGCGATGCAATTTGTTTTAAACCTTTTGGCCCATGATACACTGCATACATAGAAGATAAAACGGCAAGTAACACTTGTGCTGTACAAATGTTAGATGTCGCTTTGTCCCTTCGAATGTGTTGTTCTCGTGTTTGGAGGCTTAGGCGGTAACCAGGTTTTCCTTGTGAGTCTTTGGATACTCCAATGAGACGGCCTGGCATATTTCGTTTGTATTCTTCTTTGGTAGCAAAGTATCCGGCATGTGGTCCACCAAATCCAAGTGGCAATCCAAATCGTTGTGTAGTTCCCACAACTACGTCGGCGTTCATCTCACCCGGTGCTTTTAAAATCGTAAGTGCTAAAAGATCTGCAGCTACTACTGTTTTTGCTCCTACTTTATGGAGGCTTTCTATAAATTCACTAAAGTCGTAAATGGTTCCATCGGTAGATGGATATTGCACAATCGCTCCAAAAAAATCATTGGAAGGAACCATCTTTTTAAAAGATCCCACGACAATGTTGATTCCGAGTGGAATCGCACGAGTGCGGATCACATCTAGAGTTTGTGGATGAACTGATTGCGATACAAAGAATGATTTTCCTTGTGAATCCTCTTTTAAAGAGAAGAGCATATTCATCGCTTCTGCCGCTGCGGTTCCTTCATCCAGAAGAGAGGCGTTGGCAATTTCCATTCCTGTTAAATCAGTGATCATAGTTTGGAAGTTAATGAGAGCTTCCATACGACCTTGGGCAATTTCTGCTTGGTACGGAGTGTACGCAGTATACCAACCTGGATTTTCCAAAATATTTCTTTGGATCACTGCAGGTGTAATACAAGAATAATAACCTAGTCCCAAATAGGATCTGTAGATTTTGTTTTTAGAAACAATTTTCTTTAGTTCTCTTTGGAGAGCAAATTCCCCAATTGGATTTGGCAAGTTTAGAACTTTTCTTAACCGAATGTTTTCCGGAACCGCATCATTAATCAGGGCATCCAATTCCTTGTAACCAATTGTGTTAAGCATCGAAGAAACTGTTTCTTCAGTCACACCGACATGGCGACGGAGGAAGGTATCACTTGGTTCTAATGTTTCTTCGTAAGGGGAATGGATAGGTAATGTAGGTTTTGCGGAACTCACTTTAGAAAACTCCTATTAATCTAATTTAGATACGTATTCTTTGTATTGTGCTGCGGATAAAAGATTTCCGAGTTCAGATGTTTGGATGTTTTTTAATTTGACCATCCAAGTATCAAATGGTTCCGCATTCACTGCTGCTGGGTTGGAACCAAGACTTGCATTTGTTTCTGCCACTTCGCCAGAAATTGGTGAATACAAATCTTCTGCTGCTTTGACTGATTCAATTGTACCTAAACTGTCTTTTGCTTTGATTTGTTTTCCTGGTTTAGGGAGGTCGATGAATACAATGTCACCGAGTGCATTTTGTGCGAAGTCAGTGATTCCGATGAGAGCCACTTCCCCTTCGACTTTGACCCATTCATGTTTTTCAGTATAATAATATCCGTCTCTTGCTTGTGTATCTGCCATGATTTTTCCTCTTCTTTTTTACTTTCGATTAGCGATTGTTTCGAACACTGCCTTGGATGAAAGCGCCAGTCTCCACTTTTGCCAATTTCTTCTGCCCACGAATCTCCACAAATACTTCCATCTGGTTTTTGGCGAATTCGGTGTCGAGAATGGCAAGTCCTAGAGATTCTTTCCTGCTCGGCGAGTGGGTTCCCGAGGTAGATTTGCCAATTTCTTTCCCATCACTAGAGAAAATGGGGAAATTTTCCCGTAAAACACCGGGTTCTAAAAGGCGAATTCCCACAACTTTCTGTTTGGGACCATTCTTTTTATCCGCAATGATGCGCTGATATCCCAAGTAAGGGACTGGTTTTTCTTTCACGATAAAGTTGATTCCCGATTCTACAGGTGTCCATTCTGCATTCAGTTCATGACCATACAATGGGTACTTTGCTTCCAATCTTAGTGTGTCGCGTGCCCCAAGACCTACAGGAACCAAACCAAACTCTTTTCCTATTTCTAATAATTCTTTCCAGAGAGTGACACCGAGTGCATTCGATGTATAAATTTCAAATCCATCTTCTCCCGTATAACCTGTGCGAGATACGATGATGGTTTCTCCTTTCCAATTCATTTCTTCAAAATGATAGTAAAGAATAGAACTTAAATCTTTACCAAGATATTTAGAAAAGATTTCATCTGCTTTTGGGCCTTGTAATGCAATTTGATGCCAGTTTTTACTATCATCAACGATGTTTACGTTCCCTTTCTTATATGTTTCTAAATGTTTTGTGACTGTTGGATAATTGGATGCATTGGAACAAATCATATACTTTGAATCACTGAATTTATAAACGGTGATATCATCCACAAGTCCACCAGCTTCATTCACCACTGCATTGTACTGCACTTGGCCCACTTTCATACCAGTGATGGTGTTACAAGTGACTGATTCTAGGAAAGAAAGAACATCGGTTTCGTTTCCTGTGACAAAAATTTCACCCATATGGGATACATCAAAGAGTCCCGCAGCTGATCTTGTGACTAAATGTTCTTGGATGATTCCAGTATATTGTACTGGCATGTCCCATCCGCCAAAAGGAACCATCTTGGCTCCCATTTCTTTATGAATACTATGTAAAGGGGTTTGTTTTAGTTCCACGGCTTTCTCTCGATCAG includes the following:
- the gcvP gene encoding aminomethyl-transferring glycine dehydrogenase; the encoded protein is MSSAKPTLPIHSPYEETLEPSDTFLRRHVGVTEETVSSMLNTIGYKELDALINDAVPENIRLRKVLNLPNPIGEFALQRELKKIVSKNKIYRSYLGLGYYSCITPAVIQRNILENPGWYTAYTPYQAEIAQGRMEALINFQTMITDLTGMEIANASLLDEGTAAAEAMNMLFSLKEDSQGKSFFVSQSVHPQTLDVIRTRAIPLGINIVVGSFKKMVPSNDFFGAIVQYPSTDGTIYDFSEFIESLHKVGAKTVVAADLLALTILKAPGEMNADVVVGTTQRFGLPLGFGGPHAGYFATKEEYKRNMPGRLIGVSKDSQGKPGYRLSLQTREQHIRRDKATSNICTAQVLLAVLSSMYAVYHGPKGLKQIASRVHRMTTILATGLEKLGYKIISNPYFDTIRVELSKISSAEIIHYAEEREINIRQVSGHVISISLDETTNLKDIKDLLEIFNENKPLHFDLEDLTTKEEWKIPELLERKSQYLTHPVFNSFHTETEMLRYIRRLESKDLSLTTSMIALGSCTMKLNASTEMYPVTWPELSNIHPFVPENQTEGYRTLFSQLEKWLCEITGFAEVSLQPNAGSQGEYAGLLAIRNFHQSRNDMHRDICLIPISAHGTNPASAVMAGFKVVPVNCDSNGNIDVDDLKKKAVEYKNSLGALMVTYPSTHGVFEASIKEICQTIHDNGGQVYMDGANMNAQVGLTRPADIGADVCHLNLHKTFCIPHGGGGPGVGPIGVAEHLAPFLPGHSLVENGSNNSQWAVSAAPWGSASIIVISWAYIAMLGFEGLQFATKIAILNANYIAKKLESSFPVLYRGNKGLVAHECILDMRGFKKGSSVEVEDIAKRLIDYGFHSPTMSFPVPGTLMVEPTESESKEELDRFIDSMLAIAGEIKDIESGVLSKEDNPLKNSPHTADMVISDSWNHAYPRERAAYPLPWLRTRKFWPSVGRVDNVYGDRNLVCSCIPMEDYAV
- the gcvH gene encoding glycine cleavage system protein GcvH yields the protein MADTQARDGYYYTEKHEWVKVEGEVALIGITDFAQNALGDIVFIDLPKPGKQIKAKDSLGTIESVKAAEDLYSPISGEVAETNASLGSNPAAVNAEPFDTWMVKLKNIQTSELGNLLSAAQYKEYVSKLD
- the gcvT gene encoding glycine cleavage system aminomethyltransferase GcvT, with protein sequence MVPESDREKAVELKQTPLHSIHKEMGAKMVPFGGWDMPVQYTGIIQEHLVTRSAAGLFDVSHMGEIFVTGNETDVLSFLESVTCNTITGMKVGQVQYNAVVNEAGGLVDDITVYKFSDSKYMICSNASNYPTVTKHLETYKKGNVNIVDDSKNWHQIALQGPKADEIFSKYLGKDLSSILYYHFEEMNWKGETIIVSRTGYTGEDGFEIYTSNALGVTLWKELLEIGKEFGLVPVGLGARDTLRLEAKYPLYGHELNAEWTPVESGINFIVKEKPVPYLGYQRIIADKKNGPKQKVVGIRLLEPGVLRENFPIFSSDGKEIGKSTSGTHSPSRKESLGLAILDTEFAKNQMEVFVEIRGQKKLAKVETGAFIQGSVRNNR